Below is a genomic region from Miscanthus floridulus cultivar M001 chromosome 1, ASM1932011v1, whole genome shotgun sequence.
cctgcccacttctttttctgtgccgcctcaattgacttggtgagagtgcggtcatagttcgataacgttgatttggacggcttacgagattcccgctgttgttgctggtaagaagtcaccttttttcttagaatatctggagctacgaagaagtacggtttcttcgggtttctccttgcttcttgattcattttaagtttgtcatagaatctagacatgtcttttttatatgcatcagttccttcttccttctcttcagatattattttaggaatagcccttggtttcacggtggctttctttgcaggcggggactgattcttcgtttgaggggctggcctcttgctaggcttcttggtaggcgggggcgggggaggcgttggagacctccttggaggtgttggcagcggcgttggagacctccttggaggtgttggcagcggcgttggagacctccttggaggtggcggctgcggcgttggagacctccttggagatggtgtggatgcagcctcgtcttccaacacaatgtcatcgtacagagcactatgatgatctggcgattgaacaattggatttaggttgggggaggatctgctacaaaaatggaatgacatattattatgagcagattgttaattatttaagccaatacaaattaatgatgtagtgttttcatccgcacgtacctatggtgaggtagttcaggaggaggtggagccgacatccctggaatgatgatgtagcgcttgcgccatagaatgaatgtcttttCCGCTTCTCCTaaagtcttctcgccatcacctccaggaatgtcaagaggcaaatcactaaaacctttttcagctttatctaccgagatggtagcatatccttcttggattatattcccatgaatccttggtgtcttggttcggtcgataggattaacaagaccgatagccaccttgattgtggaattctccttcggaatgtgtagctcacacgttgtacaaggttcagtgacgtcatccacagggaagcgtagtcctgtgtccccttgatttggtatctccgtggaagcgcagctgcttttcaactgaacagattggctaatgttgattcctggctctgatgcctgcttgcttgcactcactgctatttgcacttgccttctgatttcctcctgcattctcgcttcaaggtttttttcccgctcctgtgcttcacgcaccgcttcctccaacctctggagccgatgtgcctcttcttccttctttctctggcgacttctgtaggaaggtctgtcctgagggaatccatgctcccacgagacacttcctttgcctctagttcggccaccatgttcaatagtcccgatggcgtatgtcagctcatccttctctctgttgggcctgaacgcaccactagcagtagctctttgagcataaaacaatctttctgctgcttcttgcagtcttgcgccataaacgcacttccctgtctcctggtctagtgttcccccatgagcgaaaaaccaattctttgcacgttctccccactcgagtgattctggtctgatacccttggcaagaaggtctgcttccattttgttccacttcttaatggcagtcgggtagccacctgatctcaagttatggtggtatgtcttctattgggcattacgttggttctttatcacccgactcacaccctctttcgaagtcttgtactgtacaaactcatcccaatagggcctctgctttgagatcgggcctaggacagcaaaatctggtgctatgttcttcttgacatacgtcgtgtataggtgtttctttcaagtctgaaactgggtggccatcttcttcattgcccaatccctaactcgttccttcaattcatcaccatctattatatcatcataaccatctgtttggagcgtgaaatgtaccaagacatctttccaaattaacgccttgtcacgatcggagacaaaactgatatgaggagcattggtcttcttcttccattcacgggtactaatcgggagccggtcccgtacaaggtaaccacagtggtgcacaaatttcattttattcggccccccccggttctcctgtttccacattgaactccgagatgatgaagcggccctccaatggctttttgggacctcgaacatttttactctttgttgtagttgttgatgtcgatccagagggctacaaaacataaacattatttttaatgtcatgagcacacataagacatatgataatatatatagctaataataaaaaatatatacttggccaatatgttgttgctcattttgttcaagagctaagtactgactcccgtcatctgcatcctcttgcacgttatttttagcaccatcatcgccggcaacttgagtgccagtgttgatcaaattcatcatcaactcctcctcatccatgtttctcgggtcggccatctagcttcaaaaaacaaaacaaatatatagtacgtcaaatctttgcttacatgcgtaaaatctacgaacaatatgcattattaaatcttgcccctcggtcacggacgcaattcgccacactagggcgaactgcgtcggtactagggcgagttagggctatacataaacggccgaggacgaattgcgtcggtgactagggcgaaccacgtcgatgacatcaacagcgcggttcgccctggtgtgattgtttagcattaacgataacgataatacgaatgttgatcaactaggccacgagcgAGGGCGGTgagacaagagtggcggtgctccactccgccgtatatatgtctgtacacatgggtgaacgagggcggcggtgctccgccgtatacatagaaacgcatgggcgaacgagggcggcggtgctccgcgacgtatatatacatgcatatgaatacaaatgacgtatatatacgtgttggcgtggtggccggtgtgctgacgacgacgacgtgaggcgggccggcgtgctgacgacgacgacgacgtgaggcgggccggggcggtgtcggtgcgtgatgttgtgatcctatgtaccatgtgaaccatgtagtcattcatcatatgagaaaattctatgctgataatgtaagtataagtcattatgaaatgtaagtatatgtgtcttattgctaatataactattactatttccgaaatgataagaatttattttcttcttctacaggcgatctctgatgctataatataaagtttgaagataatCTTCctggaaaaaatatgtaatgctcatattactttagcaacattaatatattatatctgtatattcaaagttcacaaatgaagaaacgttgaagttttccttcattgtctgtagccatgcatgcaagtccaaccatgcttacatcatcacatgtgatattttttataaactaaaaaacacttagtttacaaactgggtatctaaattgagttcctatttgaccattatatatcctacaacaaatccttcaaaaaaaaaagaccctacatgaatatatttggataaaatttcgttaacaaacattgatctatgaagatagaaaaaattcttctattgagcaaaggcagtgttctagattcatgaaacaatgttcagtttccggccaccgtctgagaatgtacaaagagatcgacgaatatatcacctcgagctcggcagtggagggtgcacgggcgcggtggagggcctcgcgGTTTGGGTACGAAAATTGACAATGTATCCTCTACTGTCTTCCATACATAGTTGGTCCTCCACAAAGAAAATAAATGCCCAGGATTGGACTATTGacaatgtatcctctattaacaATATAACAACGCTCCAGGATGTTATGAACTTGTCCACTTATTTGCATATGGTTGCTATTGTTGCATCGAACTCATTGTTTTAAGTGgttatatatattgatgttcccGTTTTGTGTTACCGCTTTCCGATCATAATCGACACATTCCCGTTCGAAATATTCAGTTCCCGACATCCCGTAATACCGGTTTCGTTTTCCCGTCCGGCCTTCCCGTTCCCATTTCTGTTCCCGGCAAAAAAAATATAGGAGCAGGAATGGTTAAGACATTttcccgaccgttttcatccctacctaccCTGGGAACTCCTTGCCAGCGGGGGTTACGGTCCGAGTGACCGAACCCTGGCGCTCCCGTTTCTGTGGTCATTCACTCATGCTTTCGTACGTGATAGAGCGGCATGTCAGGCATTGTGTGGAGCTTGACTCAATACTATTTGTAACCTGAACATttcggccccgttcgcttcgctgaaaaaaacaagccgaaacactgttccggctgatttgtcgtgcgagaaaaatactgttccagctgaaaaaacaagctgaaaagtatgaattataagacaagcgaacagggccttccCTGGTTTGGCACTAGCTCTTCcgtgctcatacgagttagatTGTCTAATAAGTACCGTGCGGAGTCCTATAGATCTAAGATGAATGGAAATGCATGATGGGACCATTGATGAATTTCTAAGCCTTAATGTTCATACGAGTTAGGGTTGTGCACGCCGTCCGTTCCAAGATGAATGATTACGACGTAATTGTTGAATAAATCTTGGAGCCCCCAAGTTGTAGAAAGCACGTCCAGTAAGTAATAAAGACGGCATGAACATGCATGCTATTCGGACTTAAATGGAAATCTTGATGGTTTTCCGGCTTGCAGCGGCGCGGCGCTGGGGCTACGCCATCGCCGTCGGGCATGAATGCTCCCGGCAAACGAAGAACATCTTCATTCATGACCCAAATACACCATCACTCTTGGTATTGTTGTCCATATGATGAGGCACAAATACGATATAATATAGTAGATAGTAGACCGATTGACATGCATAAGCGCACCTTCAGTCGGTTAACAAGGTACGCACACCACGAGGACCAACTGATTCACACGATTTATTCATACGCCACGCCACACACAAGAGCGAGCGAGGCAAAAGCGCGCGCGCGCCCGGGCACGCAACGCgaccgccggccgccggccgcctAGCAGCTCGGGATGGCGATGCCGCAGGAGGAGAGCGTGCGGCGGGCGTTGGGGCTGTTGATGTAGCTGCTGTACACCGGGTTGCTCGCGTACTGGCAGAAGCACGGCTGCTGCGCGCGCAGGTTGGCGCAGCACGGCGCCGAGGGCGCCGACCCGCTGATGACCGCCGGCGCGCACACCGCCAGCTGGGACGCGTTGCACTGCTGCGCCGACGCCCCGCCggcgctcgccgccgccaccacgaccAGCGCCAGGGCCACCAGCATCGCCACCGCCTGCTTCGCCATGGCACTACGTACCGCTTCTTCGCTCGTTGCCTTCCTCGATCTGAGTGGAGAGAGTGATGAAGGCTGAGATGTTGTGGGCCGGTGGTGCACGGGAATGAAGCGCGCTGTGGCGTCGTATTTATAGGCGCCTTGGGCCTTGGCGGAGCGGGCCAACGTCGAGTGAAAATTCTGCATTTGTcctttttaaaaacatattttatagGTAGACCCTCCGCGGAACTTTTTCAAAAAATAGTCAAAAGCTCGGCGTGCAATGATACTACGCCGATGTATGTGGCTCGACGTGCTACGATTTAGCCAACGTGTCGATCCGGCAGAAGCTCGGCGTTTAATCATTTAACGCCAAGGTTAGGCACGTCTGCGTTTAATGAGTTCACACCAAGGTAGGGTGTTGCTACATTACAAGCTAATAGCCCAAGTGTATGATGTACTTGTCCATTCAATATCTTTTGAAGATccataaaaaataaatataagtCCCTTGACATGAGATCATTTTCAATATAACCATAAGGTTACCCTCCACGGGACAAAAATACATGGATTGATAAATTGTTTGCCAATATTTATACAAATAATTTTTGTGAATGCCGGTGTTAATTGGGAGCGCACCCACGCTTGTATAAATAGTTGGACTTGACAAGTCATTTTTTTGGTGGTGCGAAATAGAAGCAAGTAAAATAAAAGAATATACACATGGAAGTGTCATGTATCTGGGCTAGCCTTGATGCTGTGTTGCGCCTTGGCTGGTGAGATAAATATATTTCCAAAATGCAGTGATGAGCTCGGATGTTGAAAGCTAGGAGTAGTAAGGTGCAGCATAGCACATGAACAGTCAAAAGCAGGAAATGAAATTAACCAATAAGATGTTCATATTAAAACATTCGCCCTGTGAAGCCAAGGGTGATTAGTTGCACTTAAACATCCAAATGCAAAGAGTTATTATTTTAGCAAAGTAACAAAAGTGCCCAAGGTTTCTGTACAAAAAATTTAGAACTAATGAGTTTTCTTAAATTTAGAACTAAGTTTTCTTCTGCTCGGTTGTTATTTTGCTCCGAACAACCCTTGCCATGGACACCTTGCTTCTAGTTCCCCTGTTGATACAATTCTAAATAGTTAGTATGAAGAGCAATTGAGATGTGAAAAAGCTTAGTTAAACACGAAGTAATAAAATTAAGTGCCCCGTTGCAAGTACAGGGTGCAACCAAGCCTAAATTGCTATCATGTTCCATTCTTTGTTTCAAAATATGGAAAAGAAAATCCGATCGAAGTCGCATCAGGCACAATGAATCAGGTGAACTACAGATGAATTCATTCTTCATGTAAGCAGATCTTTACCCATAAGTGCTGTATAGAGAACATCCCGAGGGCAATATTGTTCCTAGTAGTAATAAAAGTTTGCAAGCTCTGTCAGCATATTGTTTTGGCCAAATTGGAAGCAATTTCGGACCAGCAACTACAACTACCTGAAAGGCTGAAACATAATAACTCTGATCATGCCCAAGGAAGCAGCCACAACTAAGGTTAATGTTCACAAGAGTAACATGACTATATATCAAAACAAAGAAAGACGCCAACCTGACTTTTCTGTTCCTATTAATAATTATGTATGTACATCCCTTTGATTTGATTCACTGCAACCAAGTTAAACATGACGGAACCAATGCTCGCAACTTACAGATTACTAATCACAATGGACTTAGGTGCACTATGTGATCTTAATCAACTGTTAGCAACCATACGGTCAAAAAGCAAACCAAATTTAGAAAAGGATACCCCGTAGACAAAAGTACCATAACCAAACCTGTTTGATTCTCTAGAAATCTTGGCAAATATTCTATAAAAATCCAAGTATTTTTGTCCCGTAGAGGATAACCTTATGGTTCTAATAGAATTGATCTCATGTCAAGGGGATTTATATTTATTTTCTATGGATCTTCAAAAGATATTGAATGGACAAATACATCATGCACTTGGGATATTAGCCTGTACTGTAGTAACACCATACCTTGGCGTGAACTCATTAAACGCCGACGTGCCTAACCTCGGCGTTAAATGATTAAACGCCGAGCTTCGGGCCAGATCGACACGTTGGCGCTTACGTGACAAGTTTAGCATTCAATTGTACTGCACCGAGCCACATATCTCAACGTAGTATCATTGCACGTCGAGTTTCCGGTCTATTTTTAGAAAAAAGTTTCGTAGAGGGTCTATCTATAAAGTATTGTTTTAAAAAGAGACTACAATGCAAAATTTTCACCAACGTCGATCGACTCGTCGTTGCAAGACAATGCTTCTCGCGTGAATGTGCTCTACATTTGACTGGAGGTAAAATTCGCCCTTCGATCGTTGATCGGGTGCTGGTACAGCTTCACGGCGGACCACATGCCAAAAGGGTCACTAAAACCGTTGTTCGGTCATATAGGGAAGCGGGTCCTAAGAACTAGACATATACCAGCTGTAGTAGCGTGGCCAGTAGAGATTCACTCCGTTTGGTTTGATGAATTGTTCTATGCTTGGTGAGGTGGTACATCATGAgctcatttttttaaatttggtgGAATGACTTCGTTActcatagtagtagtagtaattatTAGCTTACGAGGAATGAGATAGTGATACATCAATCTATTTCTATtccacaaacaaaacaaaacaaaaaaaagtaaGAAATGGATAGAGGATGGATTAAATCATTCCTCAAACCATATACCTTATTATAAATTTATAGTAGTAGGTCGCTTTAATTTTTTCTAACTTACAAGGACCTGCGCAAATGACGCAACCTGCTAgcgttttttttatttgtaacatttatgattttttatttaaaaatatatttGTGCAAATAGCAGTGACAGAGTCAGAATTTTCAAGTTAGGTATTCCTAGCATAAAaatgtaaacacaaaaatatacTAAATTAATGTAGAGGTAAGACATATTTTATGGAGCCAATTTAGGCcgtgttcgcttctcttataatccgtacttttcagcttgtttttttagccggaacagtgtttttctctcacaacaaatcagcgggaACAGTGTtacggcttgttttttcagcgaagcgaacggggccttggtGTTATATATGTACGCTTATTTTTCTATAACTTGATCAAAGCTAAATTGACCGATATTAATTAGAACGGTAGAATACGTATCTGGTGGAGTGTGGAATTCAAATTTCAGCTTGCAAACTAAAATTGCCGTGCACATTTTTGCGACCTCAAACATACAGTGGCCAAGCTGGGTGCACACTGAATGTTGTCAGTGGTAGATTGCAGGCTGGCGGCTCAAACTTCGCATGATCACAGTGCAGTTTCGAGCAAAAAGCATGCAGCGTACGCAGTGGATCAAAACTTGAAAGCATGTGTACGACGGCAGAAACAGTAGGTAGATGGATACAGGAGTCGCTGTTGCTTATTTTCGTGGGAGAACCTGACGAAGTGCTCTGCTCCTGCCGCGCGTCTACATGAGCTGCTGGACCCTGGACCTGGAGGGCTGCATCTAATTATCATTAGTTTCCCCGGCTGCAAGTAATTGTAGGCGTTGCTTATgctcaactactactactactagctacAGACAGAGGACTGGAGGAGTGCCCGGTAGCTAGCCCACCTGGGAAGGAATTTTACACAAAAACATGACGCTGTTCCTGGACAAATCGATCGGCTCTACTACAGGTGCCCGTGCCTATCCACCCGTGATGAGATTATTACGAGGTTATTATCAATGGGCGACTGATATAGACTACTATTAGACATGCCCGTGCTAATTAGTCAGTTGCCAACAAAGATCGGTGCACTACTCCTTCAGCAAACCACATGTGCTCTGACAGGCCTGTGTGCCCGAATTCGCTGTA
It encodes:
- the LOC136486095 gene encoding non-specific lipid-transfer protein 2P-like; amino-acid sequence: MAKQAVAMLVALALVVVAAASAGGASAQQCNASQLAVCAPAVISGSAPSAPCCANLRAQQPCFCQYASNPVYSSYINSPNARRTLSSCGIAIPSC